The Dreissena polymorpha isolate Duluth1 chromosome 9, UMN_Dpol_1.0, whole genome shotgun sequence genome contains the following window.
TTTTACTCAAACCATTGTAAAGTATTTAGTATCAGTCGTTTCAACATGTGTGCTACACAACAGAAGCTCACCGGAAATATCATTTTCATCAACACAGAATCATCTTCCCCATCACCGGCATCAACATTACAATCACGGATATCACGAGCCTCACAACTAACGACAGCATAAACACCAGCGGCTTCCGCACCAGCATCACCGTCATCAGTATTACACCGTCATTATAACCAACACGACTGTCATCAGCATCCGCCCACCAAATTTAATGCCACCAATTCCAGCACCACTCAAACGCCGACATTTACAGCAGCACAGCGGATATCAGCAATACTACCGCTAAAATCCTCAACACAACCATAGAGATCAGCAAGATTACCATAACTTCAGAATAACCTCGAACAAAAACTCTCCTCAGCATCATTAAAAACGAGCATTACCATTCCCTTTTCACGCAGCAACTATTCAACGAATTAAAAAGGACCGCGCACGAAACATACCAATTATAGCAATAGATTTCAGAAACgaatataatttgaaaaaattgcaGACGACGTTTAATGGGCAGCCAATGCCGAATatgatgaatttttttttttttttttaattagcttTTATTTTTCCAACTGAACATGTGTTCGTTTGCACGTATGAATAAACGAATATACTTAAGAAACTACATGCGCCTATGCgagttttcaaaaataacaatCTGAAAAAATATTGGTTTACATCCTTATACCTGTAATTTTACATCAATCTTTTAGATATAATGTTTCTGCAACCTGTTTAATGGAAATCCTTTTAACGGAAAAAAATGATAGCCTTTAATAAAACTCGACTCCCCAGTTAAATTATGTAGAGTTTATGCAGCCTCTTAGCTGAAATATATTCATTCGGTTGTAAATCTTCCAATATAAAAATAGACCATCTTTTGAGAAATGAATCATTATAACAAGAAACTTGGGATGAACTTTACTTGTATTTGGCATAAATACTGTTTACAATTTTGCGTATAACGAGCATCCTTTATCAGACCCACGGTCGACCGAGAATAGATTAAATAATGAATGCAAGTCTCTTAAATGacttattcaatttgtaatttaATAACACCCACGGTGACTATGTATTGTATTGACGAACAATAcataatcctcctcctcctcatcatcatcaccatcatcatcatcgccatcatcatcatcatcatcatcatcatcatcatcatcatcatcatcgtcgtcatcatcgttgttatcgtCTTCTTCGACATTGTCGTCTTAGTCGTCAttttcgtcgtcgtcatcatttcGTTTTCATGTTGTCATGATCTTCACTACCTTTATTAACGATAGCAATAGCAACAAAAAAGTGCTATCATCACAAACAGcttcagtagcagcagtaacaaaATCATCATCGTGCAACTGTAGATTATTTACCCTTAACAAAATCGACAAATTAACTAATCGTATCCATTCACGCTATATATCGGTGAGGTTGTAAAATGACATTAACCTTCACACTTTTATTTGCGAAGCATCATTCCAATCAATTTACTTATTACTTAAAAGTCATTAGAAAATATTAGAATTTATTGGTTTAAATTTGACTGGCAATGTAGTCATCTGTTAGTGCGAGTATATTGGTTGTATCGatgttttcaaattcaaatactaacttcacatccaCAAAACCTAAAACATATAACATAgttttatatgtatgtgatataaaagtgcaatcttgtacatttcaacatgtttgtttttatttataatcaaattcctttttcgcggctgaatagggaactggcattttcttaattACTTtccaacaataaaatatattgattatttattcatGACAATTATCCAAAGATTGTTTTAATATGATGTTTtcttttaattcaattttatacaataaaacatacattatcgCACTGCACAGACACACAACTTCACGCACACGTTCGCACACACGCACTCTCGCCTTCACGCGCGCACGCAATCTCAAGTACATACTTACAGTACCGCATTCTTCATACTACCAAGGATTACACCTCTTACACGTCCATTCATCCCCATAACACAAACTTGTCACCGCCATTATCAGCCCATACTGCGTCAGACACCCACCATGATACCAGCATTCACACCCGTCACACTCATACCACTCAACACTCCTCTCTTCATCGTCCACAAGTCCTCTCTCCCCACAGTTGGCGCAAAAATGTGCCGCCGCAGCTTCTTCTGCCATGGCCTTCACTCGTGCCCGTTTGCGTTCTGCAGCCTCCTCTTCTCTCTGTCGTTTCTTCTCCAGTCTTTCCGTTTTTTTTTGCCTCTTTTGAACACGCTCTTGTTCTAACTTTTGCTTTCTCTCCTCAGCTTCTTTTCTTCtcatctcaatactgtctctctTCTCTTGTTTCTGTAATTTCTTTTTCCTGAAATAATGCCAATACAAGCATTGTACATAAAAATGCAAtcgtatactgtgaaaccattattaatcgtcagatcgtatactgtgaaaccattattaatcgtcaggcattaatttccataaatttcgtcagtcgaccgatcggcgaatttaagatcctaacgaacaatcatgctctatgtttgaacaaaaacaaacactaagttgaaaaatattttaaaactttaccgtagacacgaggcattaaattccaacataatccatgcacacattcactgctgtttcgtaatcaagattaatccggttttgacacaaagggatgtagattacacaaggtacttaactgacacgttacacttctttaaaacgcgagtgcagtacagctgtatcgaatgcgttgacttcgtttatgtagaatggtaatgaattagcgctagtcgtttataactttattacccattaggtgcattgtgtttttcagggatgttgcatattagccatcacgcagcgaatgccgatgaaagacaataaaccaaatgaaaagatgcgatgtgtgatcaacatgcgtatttatcacaaattaataaagaatattataattgctgtttgttgtttgattgtttgcgtttaacggggtacggacattagccctctaggacattagcccctaggacaaaagcccctaggacaaaagcccctaggacaaaagccccttcaAAAAGTGCacgctaggacattagcccccaggTGTTTTACATGTAAAACGTTCAAAACTTTTGTGTTTAAAGTAAGCATTTTTATtctatttctttaatttcatatgtaaatacaaacaatatatagcttgtaccacACGCGTACatttcagtgttgttttttttacaatttgtttacaatttttttctttgaactctatttattttgcaaacactATGCTATCTGACACCATCCAGAAGTCTAAAATTACCTTACAATTAGATACATAAGTaacatattgtgttgttgttgctgttttagaAAACAATAACCCATTAAttccattaaataaaaaaagatgaaattaaatacctaaaaatgaatgtaaaagtaggtaggggctaatgtcctaagAGGCAAATGTCCTATGGGGCTAATGTCcaaaggggctaatgtcctaggggcttttgtcctaggggctaatgtcccagagggctaatgtcctacacacttattactattttatatgtatcaatttatttatttttaaattactgacattattgatttatataccggtagtttacttttggCAATTATattaatagaataagactaattggcaattggcttcgttgttacaaacactcgttaacggttattcgatcccacttgttcgctaatcataacaataaaCGTGTGAAtagcatacattaagagggtccatacTGTCCCTTggtaacaaaagactag
Protein-coding sequences here:
- the LOC127844133 gene encoding uncharacterized protein LOC127844133 — translated: MCAWIMLEFNASCLRKKKLQKQEKRDSIEMRRKEAEERKQKLEQERVQKRQKKTERLEKKRQREEEAAERKRARVKAMAEEAAAAHFCANCGERGLVDDEERSVEWYECDGCECWYHGGCLTQYGLIMAVTSLCYGDEWTCKRCNPW